One genomic window of Azospirillum sp. TSH100 includes the following:
- a CDS encoding MotE family protein: MSMRTSDGKPAAAGNEAKVVIRPAGAAPTGVRTSPTLAAQQTQQAQLPAVRPAAGKVPAKASAKKGKAKAKARKPATPRVPLTERLRARVRGFRFRLLPLTIFVAVMMLGVRVGDLWRLATHDARLPDFPVSLAQGPQSSTPATPPIQMAQGQVPAATSKPAGKDAPPAPGGASGPANAPVAAANAPLAPLGPIDNQELLQHFAERRAEIERRTKEMEQREALLAAAEKRIDQKVAEMEKTKSDIQKLMAQGDEKQSAQLESLVKIYETMKPKEAARIFEELDMPVLLGVIQKMKEQKTAPILAAMDPVKAKEVTSALVERRVPLTATVTTPK; encoded by the coding sequence ATGAGCATGCGCACCAGTGACGGCAAGCCCGCTGCGGCGGGGAACGAAGCCAAGGTGGTGATCCGTCCGGCCGGCGCCGCCCCGACCGGCGTCCGCACCTCTCCCACCCTGGCCGCCCAGCAGACCCAGCAGGCGCAACTGCCGGCGGTCCGCCCGGCGGCGGGGAAGGTTCCGGCCAAGGCTTCGGCGAAGAAGGGCAAGGCCAAGGCGAAGGCGCGCAAGCCGGCGACGCCGCGCGTGCCGCTGACCGAACGGCTGCGGGCGCGGGTGCGCGGCTTCCGCTTCCGCCTGCTGCCGCTGACCATCTTTGTCGCGGTGATGATGCTGGGCGTGCGGGTCGGCGATTTGTGGCGCCTCGCCACCCACGACGCGCGCCTGCCGGACTTCCCGGTCAGCCTGGCCCAGGGGCCGCAAAGCTCCACCCCGGCGACGCCTCCCATCCAGATGGCCCAGGGGCAGGTGCCGGCGGCGACCAGCAAGCCGGCCGGCAAGGACGCCCCGCCGGCTCCCGGCGGGGCGAGCGGCCCGGCGAACGCTCCGGTGGCCGCGGCCAACGCGCCGCTGGCTCCGCTCGGTCCGATCGACAATCAGGAACTGCTCCAGCATTTCGCCGAGCGCCGGGCCGAGATCGAGCGCCGCACCAAGGAGATGGAACAGCGCGAAGCCCTGCTGGCCGCCGCCGAGAAACGGATCGACCAGAAGGTGGCGGAGATGGAGAAGACCAAGTCCGACATCCAGAAGCTGATGGCCCAGGGCGACGAGAAGCAGTCGGCCCAGCTGGAAAGCTTGGTGAAGATCTACGAAACGATGAAGCCGAAGGAAGCGGCCCGCATCTTCGAGGAACTTGACATGCCGGTGCTGCTGGGCGTCATCCAGAAGATGAAGGAACAGAAGACCGCGCCGATCCTGGCGGCGATGGACCCGGTGAAGGCCAAGGAAGTCACCTCGGCCCTGGTCGAACGGCGCGTGCCGCTGACGGCGACGGTCACGACGCCGAAGTAG
- a CDS encoding DUF6468 domain-containing protein, with protein sequence MSPLVSIIIDVVMVGLLAATIAYAIILNRQIIALRESRGEMAELIQGLNDAMARAETGVRTLKRTAGDTGEDLQRTVTKAQTLRDELEFMIEAADALANRLGNVSERDGARRDAGRSNAVAPALASRAPAKAPLVAPRPALRSLPVEDDHAHDDHAPPPARLDAPPRRAAARAEPPAEARDPITRDGESLSRAERELLQAIENAGKGIG encoded by the coding sequence ATGAGTCCGCTGGTCTCCATCATCATCGACGTCGTGATGGTCGGCCTGCTGGCCGCGACCATCGCCTACGCGATCATCCTGAACCGGCAGATCATCGCACTGCGCGAAAGCCGCGGCGAGATGGCCGAACTGATCCAGGGACTGAACGACGCGATGGCGCGGGCGGAGACCGGCGTGCGCACGCTGAAGAGGACGGCGGGCGACACCGGCGAGGATCTTCAGCGTACCGTCACCAAGGCGCAGACCCTGCGTGACGAGCTGGAATTCATGATCGAGGCGGCCGACGCGCTTGCCAACCGCCTGGGCAATGTCAGTGAGCGGGACGGTGCGCGCCGTGATGCCGGGCGCTCCAATGCCGTGGCTCCGGCGCTGGCGTCGCGCGCTCCGGCCAAGGCGCCGCTGGTGGCGCCGCGTCCGGCTCTGCGCAGCCTGCCGGTCGAGGACGACCACGCCCATGACGACCACGCCCCGCCGCCGGCCCGGCTGGACGCGCCGCCGCGCCGCGCCGCCGCCCGTGCCGAACCGCCGGCCGAGGCGCGCGACCCGATCACCCGTGACGGCGAAAGCTTGTCCAGGGCCGAACGCGAACTGCTTCAGGCGATCGAGAATGCCGGCAAGGGGATCGGATGA
- the fliM gene encoding flagellar motor switch protein FliM: MSDTGELSEEERLAAEWAALAEDSGDVGDMGGGGSTRVLNQDEIDSLLGFDQGGAGDGDNSGIMALVNSALVNYERLPMLEVVFDRLVRMMSTSLRNFTSDNVEVSLDQISSVRFGDYLNSIPLPAMLSVFKAEEWDNYGLMVVDSALIYSIVDVLLGGRRGTAAMRIEGRPYTTIERNLVERMVHVVLSDLSAAFDPLSPVTFRFDRLETNPRFATIARPANAAVLVKLRIDMEDRGGRLELMIPYATLEPVRELLLQMFMGEKFGRDSIWETHLASELMVTDVDLSAVLDEVTMTLHDVLNWRVGTRILLNATPDGAIELRCGDVSMFQGRMGRKGGHIAVRLEKELPKQEVMRL; this comes from the coding sequence ATGAGCGACACCGGTGAACTGAGCGAAGAAGAACGGCTTGCCGCCGAATGGGCGGCATTGGCCGAGGACAGCGGCGACGTCGGCGACATGGGCGGCGGCGGGTCGACGCGCGTCCTGAACCAGGACGAGATCGACAGCCTGCTGGGCTTCGACCAGGGTGGCGCCGGCGACGGCGACAACTCCGGCATCATGGCGCTGGTCAACTCGGCGCTGGTCAACTACGAACGCCTGCCCATGCTGGAGGTGGTCTTCGACCGCCTCGTCCGCATGATGTCCACCTCGCTCCGCAACTTCACCTCCGACAATGTCGAGGTCAGCCTCGACCAGATTTCCTCGGTGCGTTTCGGCGATTACCTGAACTCCATCCCGCTGCCGGCGATGCTGTCGGTCTTCAAGGCGGAGGAGTGGGACAATTACGGCCTGATGGTCGTCGATTCCGCGCTGATCTATTCGATCGTCGACGTGCTGCTGGGCGGCCGGCGCGGCACGGCGGCGATGCGCATCGAAGGCCGTCCCTACACCACCATCGAACGCAACCTCGTGGAACGCATGGTCCATGTGGTGCTGTCCGACCTGTCCGCCGCCTTCGATCCGCTGTCGCCCGTCACCTTCCGTTTCGACCGGCTGGAGACCAACCCGCGCTTCGCCACCATCGCGCGTCCCGCCAACGCGGCGGTGCTGGTCAAGCTGCGCATCGACATGGAGGATCGCGGCGGCCGGCTGGAGCTGATGATCCCCTACGCGACGCTGGAGCCGGTGCGTGAGCTGCTGCTCCAGATGTTCATGGGCGAGAAGTTCGGCCGTGACTCGATCTGGGAAACCCACCTGGCCTCCGAGCTGATGGTGACGGACGTCGACCTCTCCGCCGTGCTGGACGAGGTGACGATGACCCTGCACGACGTGCTGAACTGGCGCGTCGGCACCCGCATCCTGCTGAACGCCACCCCCGACGGCGCCATCGAGCTGCGCTGCGGCGACGTGTCGATGTTCCAGGGGCGGATGGGGCGCAAGGGCGGGCACATCGCCGTCCGCCTGGAAAAGGAATTGCCCAAGCAGGAGGTCATGAGGCTATGA
- a CDS encoding flagellar basal body-associated FliL family protein: MAAETDAGELTDGLPRKKFSGKKLVLFVVLPLVLLIGAGAGVYFSGLLDGLLGKEKPAEEGEHAAAKEGEHGAEAGKGDAAHAAPIFYDLPDMLVNLNTGNKRPAFLKIKISIQLSKPEDVGAVEHVLPRIIDNFQVYLRELRLEDLRGSAGMYRLRQELLLRITAAAFPVKVKDVLFKEMLVQ; the protein is encoded by the coding sequence ATGGCTGCCGAAACCGACGCCGGTGAACTGACCGACGGCCTGCCCCGGAAGAAATTCAGTGGCAAGAAACTGGTCCTGTTCGTCGTTCTGCCCCTGGTCCTGCTGATCGGCGCCGGTGCGGGCGTCTATTTCTCCGGCCTGCTCGATGGGCTGCTGGGGAAGGAGAAGCCGGCGGAGGAGGGGGAGCACGCCGCGGCCAAGGAAGGCGAACATGGGGCGGAGGCCGGCAAGGGCGACGCCGCCCATGCGGCGCCGATCTTCTACGACCTGCCGGACATGCTGGTGAACCTGAACACCGGCAACAAGCGTCCCGCCTTCCTGAAGATCAAGATCTCCATCCAGCTGTCGAAGCCGGAGGATGTCGGGGCGGTGGAGCATGTGCTGCCGCGCATCATCGACAACTTCCAGGTCTATCTGCGCGAATTGCGGCTGGAGGATCTGCGTGGCTCCGCCGGCATGTACCGGCTGCGCCAGGAACTGCTTCTGCGCATCACCGCCGCCGCATTTCCGGTGAAGGTGAAGGACGTGCTGTTCAAGGAAATGCTGGTCCAGTGA
- the flgF gene encoding flagellar basal-body rod protein FlgF: MENSIYVAMSRQMALQRQLDVTSNNIANMNTTGYKNQRMLFTEFLEKPGLHEKVSFVQDRAVVRDLSNGPMTQTGNPLDLALTGQGYFTVDTASGPRYTRAGNFRLNDQRQLVDAGGLPVLSNNGQPITLPAGTSDVKVSGDGTVSTELGPVAKLNIVTFKTEQMMTEVGNGLYVTDEQPQPAPVETKVAQGLLEGSNVKPVVEMTQMIDIQRQYMSAQKMLDNEHERIRTMLQRLGRSA, translated from the coding sequence ATGGAAAATTCGATCTACGTCGCCATGTCGCGCCAGATGGCGCTGCAACGCCAGCTGGACGTGACGTCGAACAACATCGCGAACATGAACACGACCGGCTACAAGAACCAGCGGATGCTGTTCACCGAATTCCTGGAAAAGCCGGGCCTGCACGAGAAGGTCAGCTTCGTCCAGGACCGTGCGGTGGTGCGCGACCTGTCCAATGGTCCGATGACCCAGACCGGCAACCCGCTGGACCTGGCGCTGACCGGCCAGGGTTACTTCACCGTCGATACCGCCAGCGGCCCGCGTTACACCCGCGCCGGCAATTTCCGCCTGAACGACCAGCGCCAGCTGGTGGATGCCGGCGGCCTGCCGGTGCTGTCCAACAACGGTCAGCCCATCACCCTGCCGGCCGGCACCAGCGACGTGAAGGTCAGCGGCGACGGCACGGTTTCCACCGAACTGGGCCCGGTCGCCAAGCTGAACATCGTCACCTTCAAGACCGAGCAGATGATGACCGAGGTCGGCAACGGCCTGTACGTCACCGACGAGCAGCCGCAGCCGGCGCCGGTCGAGACGAAAGTGGCACAGGGCTTGCTGGAAGGTTCCAACGTGAAGCCCGTGGTCGAGATGACGCAGATGATCGACATCCAGCGTCAGTACATGTCCGCCCAGAAGATGCTGGACAACGAACACGAGCGGATCCGCACGATGCTTCAGCGTCTGGGCCGCAGCGCCTGA
- the flgG gene encoding flagellar basal-body rod protein FlgG → MRSLAIGATGMIAQQLNVETISNNIANSTTTGYKKQRAEFQDLLYQNFRRIGSTSSDAGTVVPTGVQVGAGVRVAAVARVLEQGNLNITDNKLDVAINGSGYFQVTLPSGDTAYTRAGNFKLSPEGVIVTADGYPIQPNITIPTNAVDISINSSGEVLIKLDGQTATQNVGQIQLATFANAAGLEATGDNLFLESGASGQAVTGNPGAPGFGRVTQGALETSNVNVVQEITTLITAQRAYEMNSKVIKTTDEMMQQASQMK, encoded by the coding sequence ATGCGCAGCCTCGCCATCGGCGCCACCGGGATGATCGCCCAGCAGCTCAACGTCGAGACGATCTCCAACAACATCGCCAACTCGACCACCACCGGCTACAAGAAGCAGCGGGCCGAGTTCCAGGACCTGCTGTACCAGAATTTCCGCCGCATCGGCTCGACCTCGTCCGATGCCGGCACCGTGGTGCCGACCGGCGTGCAGGTGGGCGCCGGCGTGCGCGTCGCCGCGGTGGCCCGCGTGCTGGAGCAGGGCAACCTGAACATCACCGACAACAAGCTGGACGTCGCGATCAACGGATCGGGCTACTTCCAGGTGACGCTGCCCAGCGGCGACACCGCATACACCCGCGCCGGCAATTTCAAGCTGTCGCCGGAAGGCGTGATCGTCACCGCCGACGGCTATCCGATCCAGCCGAACATCACCATCCCGACCAACGCGGTGGACATCTCCATCAACTCTTCGGGCGAGGTGCTGATCAAGCTGGACGGCCAGACGGCGACCCAGAATGTCGGCCAGATCCAGCTCGCCACCTTCGCCAACGCCGCCGGCCTGGAAGCCACCGGCGACAATCTGTTCCTCGAGTCAGGCGCCTCGGGCCAGGCGGTGACCGGCAACCCCGGCGCTCCCGGCTTCGGCCGCGTCACCCAGGGCGCGCTGGAGACCTCCAACGTCAACGTGGTGCAGGAAATCACCACGCTGATCACCGCCCAGCGCGCCTACGAGATGAACTCCAAGGTCATCAAGACCACCGACGAGATGATGCAGCAGGCCAGCCAGATGAAGTAA
- the flgA gene encoding flagellar basal body P-ring formation chaperone FlgA: protein MIRHLATRRLPALILGAALLTGVPAIGQAAAATASAVAGTGLAPDVVYGMPHVEAVLSDALSRVITAGRLQMELDSRAIELRAPQGAGGLAVENLYYSPIQGRFAAEIVVTGSQVRLPVSGRAFGVVQIPVLSRRIIPGDIIGPADIDWQDVRADQTTSDTAATDAQLIGMTPKRGVSTNQPVRLRDLQSPRMVDKGAMVTITLSTQSMTLTTQGKALQDGGKGEVIRVVNTQSNRIVEATVAGPNVVAVAKPGTIAQ, encoded by the coding sequence ATGATCCGCCACCTCGCCACCCGCCGTCTGCCCGCCCTGATCCTTGGCGCCGCCCTGCTGACCGGTGTGCCGGCCATCGGGCAGGCCGCCGCGGCGACGGCATCGGCCGTGGCCGGCACGGGTCTGGCGCCGGACGTGGTGTATGGGATGCCGCATGTGGAGGCGGTGCTGTCGGACGCGCTGTCGCGGGTCATCACCGCCGGCCGGCTGCAGATGGAACTGGACAGCCGCGCGATCGAGCTGCGCGCGCCGCAGGGCGCCGGCGGGCTGGCGGTGGAGAACCTCTATTACAGCCCGATCCAGGGCCGCTTCGCCGCCGAGATCGTGGTGACGGGAAGCCAGGTCCGCCTGCCGGTGTCGGGCCGCGCCTTCGGCGTGGTGCAGATCCCGGTGCTGTCGCGCCGGATCATTCCCGGCGACATCATCGGCCCGGCCGACATCGACTGGCAGGACGTGCGCGCCGACCAGACCACCAGCGACACCGCCGCCACCGACGCGCAGCTGATCGGCATGACGCCGAAGCGCGGCGTGTCCACCAACCAGCCCGTCCGCCTGCGCGACCTGCAATCGCCGCGCATGGTCGACAAGGGCGCCATGGTCACCATCACCCTGTCGACGCAGTCGATGACGCTGACCACCCAGGGCAAGGCCCTGCAGGATGGCGGCAAGGGCGAGGTCATCCGCGTCGTGAACACCCAATCCAACCGCATCGTCGAAGCGACGGTCGCAGGCCCCAACGTCGTCGCCGTGGCAAAGCCCGGCACCATCGCGCAGTAA